One genomic segment of Natranaerovirga pectinivora includes these proteins:
- the ispD gene encoding 2-C-methyl-D-erythritol 4-phosphate cytidylyltransferase — MREKVTAIILAAGQGKRMKSNIQKQYISLGNKPIIVYALSTFSKCKEIDEIVVVVSPGDINYFKKEIIDKYNIEKVVTIVEGGKERYHSVYNALKYIDGNNNGYVLIHDGARPFVRKEEIKKCITSVKEYKACVLGVPSKDTIKKVEKEGFIEGTVDRKNLWLIQTPQGFSFELIKEAYVKFFEDSNTNITDDAMIVENYSDKKVKIVEGSYNNIKITTPEDLIFGEAILKHYI, encoded by the coding sequence ATGAGGGAAAAAGTAACGGCTATTATATTAGCAGCAGGTCAAGGAAAAAGAATGAAAAGTAATATACAAAAGCAGTATATTAGCTTAGGAAACAAACCTATTATTGTATATGCCTTATCGACTTTTTCAAAATGCAAAGAAATTGATGAGATTGTTGTGGTTGTATCGCCAGGGGATATCAATTATTTTAAAAAAGAAATAATTGATAAATATAATATAGAGAAAGTGGTTACGATAGTAGAAGGTGGAAAAGAAAGATACCACTCTGTTTACAATGCTTTAAAATATATAGATGGCAATAATAATGGTTATGTATTGATTCATGATGGTGCTAGACCATTTGTGAGAAAAGAAGAAATAAAAAAGTGTATTACTTCTGTAAAGGAATATAAAGCTTGTGTTCTTGGAGTTCCTTCCAAGGATACTATAAAGAAAGTCGAAAAAGAAGGTTTTATAGAGGGGACAGTGGATAGAAAAAACTTATGGTTGATTCAAACGCCACAAGGGTTTAGTTTTGAACTGATAAAAGAAGCTTATGTAAAATTTTTTGAAGACAGCAATACAAATATAACGGATGATGCTATGATAGTAGAGAATTATTCAGATAAGAAGGTAAAAATAGTTGAAGGGAGTTATAATAATATAAAAATTACAACACCTGAAGATTTGATTTTTGGAGAAGCAATTTTAAAACATTATATATAA
- a CDS encoding ferritin produces the protein MLSQKLLDSLNEQIKYEFFSSHMYLAMAGYCYSIDLDGFANFFVVQAEEEKFHAMKIFNYVNDMDARVQITSLDDPENEYKDILDVFEKSLAHEGFVTDRIYKLMDIAQEEREHATISMLKWFVDEQVEEMSMFRTHVQKLKRAINDPSLLYAMDAELAQRTFVPPANA, from the coding sequence ATGTTAAGTCAAAAATTATTAGATTCTCTTAACGAACAAATAAAATACGAATTTTTCTCATCACATATGTACTTAGCAATGGCAGGTTATTGCTATTCAATCGATTTAGATGGATTTGCAAACTTCTTTGTTGTACAAGCTGAAGAAGAAAAGTTTCATGCTATGAAAATTTTCAACTATGTTAATGATATGGATGCACGTGTTCAAATCACAAGTCTTGACGACCCAGAAAATGAATACAAAGATATTCTTGATGTTTTTGAAAAATCTCTAGCTCACGAAGGTTTTGTAACAGATCGAATTTATAAACTCATGGACATTGCGCAAGAAGAAAGAGAACATGCTACAATAAGTATGTTAAAGTGGTTTGTTGACGAACAAGTTGAAGAAATGTCTATGTTTAGGACACATGTTCAAAAACTTAAACGTGCAATAAACGATCCTAGTCTTTTATATGCAATGGATGCTGAACTGGCACAAAGAACTTTTGTACCACCAGCAAATGCGTAA
- the tsaD gene encoding tRNA (adenosine(37)-N6)-threonylcarbamoyltransferase complex transferase subunit TsaD, protein MADQVTILAIETSCDETSAAVVENGTNILSNVISSQIDLHKIYGGVVPEIASRKHIEKINGVIEEALEMANKALDDIDVIAVTYGPGLVGALLVGVASAKAMAYALNKPLIGVHHIEGHISANFIEHKDLKPPFICLVVSGGHSHLVIVKDYGEFEIIGKTRDDAAGEAFDKVSRAIGLGYPGGPKIDKLAKEGNKKAIDFPKAYLEEGSYDFSFSGLKSAVLNYINQCKMKDEKINNADLAASFQESVVEVLVNKTIKAAKDYNMKNIALAGGVAANSALREKMNKACEENEMKLHYPSLVYCTDNAAMIGVAAYYDYIKGVRHGYDLNAVPNLKLGQKK, encoded by the coding sequence ATGGCAGATCAAGTGACTATATTAGCTATAGAAACATCTTGTGATGAGACTTCTGCTGCTGTAGTAGAAAATGGAACCAACATCTTATCAAATGTGATTTCTTCTCAAATAGATTTGCACAAAATCTACGGTGGGGTTGTTCCAGAAATCGCATCTAGAAAGCATATAGAAAAAATAAATGGTGTTATAGAAGAAGCATTAGAAATGGCAAATAAGGCATTAGATGATATTGATGTCATAGCAGTTACATATGGACCAGGATTAGTGGGTGCTTTATTAGTAGGTGTTGCATCAGCTAAAGCTATGGCATACGCATTAAATAAACCATTAATAGGCGTTCATCATATTGAAGGTCATATAAGTGCCAATTTTATAGAACATAAAGATTTAAAGCCACCTTTTATTTGCTTAGTTGTATCAGGTGGACATAGTCATTTAGTAATTGTGAAAGATTATGGAGAATTTGAAATAATTGGAAAAACAAGAGATGATGCAGCAGGAGAAGCTTTTGATAAAGTATCAAGAGCTATTGGTTTGGGATATCCTGGTGGCCCTAAGATAGATAAACTTGCTAAAGAAGGGAACAAAAAAGCCATAGATTTTCCTAAGGCCTATTTGGAAGAAGGATCATATGACTTTAGTTTTAGTGGATTAAAATCAGCAGTTCTTAATTATATTAATCAATGTAAAATGAAAGATGAAAAAATTAATAATGCTGATTTGGCCGCATCCTTTCAAGAATCAGTGGTAGAGGTGCTGGTTAATAAAACAATAAAAGCAGCAAAAGATTACAATATGAAAAATATAGCTTTAGCAGGAGGAGTGGCAGCTAATTCTGCATTAAGAGAAAAAATGAATAAAGCCTGTGAAGAGAATGAAATGAAGTTACACTATCCGTCTTTGGTTTATTGTACAGATAATGCAGCAATGATAGGTGTAGCTGCTTATTATGATTATATAAAAGGCGTTAGACATGGGTATGATCTTAATGCCGTGCCCAACTTAAAACTAGGTCAAAAAAAATAA
- a CDS encoding DUF6715 family protein, with product MRKLIAFLMMIGVIAFFYFYTDGLSERNVARTEVDRILEHDIDNNYPATPRDVMALYNQMVRYLYSGRIKTEEIEVVLMEQRKLMDDQLLDTNPFDIQLLRLKNEIEYNKQTNKKIIEAQIKDVTPNNYFGTDNNMCRVKVIYYLAEQGRPNINVYQEYILIKDEEGLWKILGWQEVEPFTIISKKDLSTESI from the coding sequence ATGCGTAAACTAATTGCTTTTCTAATGATGATAGGTGTAATTGCTTTTTTTTATTTTTACACAGATGGCTTATCAGAAAGAAATGTAGCTAGAACAGAGGTGGACAGGATACTAGAACATGATATAGACAATAATTATCCAGCCACGCCAAGAGATGTTATGGCATTATATAATCAAATGGTAAGGTATCTTTATAGTGGAAGAATAAAGACAGAAGAAATAGAAGTAGTATTGATGGAACAAAGAAAGCTTATGGATGACCAATTGCTTGATACTAATCCATTTGATATTCAACTATTAAGATTAAAAAATGAAATTGAATATAATAAACAAACCAATAAAAAAATAATAGAAGCACAAATTAAAGATGTAACACCAAATAATTACTTTGGAACAGATAATAATATGTGTCGTGTAAAAGTAATATATTATTTAGCAGAACAAGGTAGACCTAATATTAATGTGTATCAAGAGTATATCCTTATAAAAGATGAAGAAGGTTTATGGAAGATACTTGGTTGGCAAGAGGTTGAGCCCTTTACAATTATTAGTAAAAAGGATTTGAGTACCGAAAGTATTTAA
- a CDS encoding ribonuclease Z, translated as MLDVCLLGTGGMMPLPYRWLTSLMLRYNGSSLLIDSGEGTQIAIKEKGWSFKPIDIICFTHFHGDHIGGLPGLLLTIGNSDRTEPITLIGPKGLERVVNGLRVIAPELPFELNFIELTEASEIIEINGYCIEAFKVSHKITCYGYNVVIKRQGKFIVEKAIENDIPQKYWSRLQKGESLEVEGRKLTPDMVLGGDRKGIKLTYCTDTRPVPHISDFAKGGDLFICEGMYGEEDKENNAKKYKHMTFQEAAELAYNGKVSELWLTHYSPSLVRPEEYVKNVYHIFENTKAGKDGMSTTLKFEED; from the coding sequence ATGTTAGATGTTTGTTTACTTGGTACTGGTGGTATGATGCCATTACCTTATAGATGGTTAACTTCTTTAATGTTAAGATATAATGGTAGTAGTTTATTAATAGATTCTGGTGAAGGCACTCAAATTGCTATTAAGGAGAAAGGTTGGAGTTTTAAACCTATTGATATTATTTGTTTTACCCATTTTCATGGGGATCATATTGGAGGGCTGCCGGGTTTACTGTTGACCATAGGAAACTCTGATAGAACAGAACCAATTACCCTTATTGGACCTAAGGGGTTAGAGAGAGTGGTTAATGGATTAAGGGTAATTGCCCCAGAGTTACCTTTTGAATTAAATTTTATTGAATTAACAGAGGCAAGTGAAATTATAGAAATAAATGGTTATTGTATTGAAGCCTTTAAAGTGAGTCATAAAATAACTTGTTATGGTTACAATGTTGTCATTAAAAGACAAGGTAAATTTATAGTAGAAAAAGCAATAGAGAATGATATCCCTCAAAAATATTGGAGTAGACTTCAAAAGGGAGAAAGTCTTGAGGTGGAAGGAAGAAAATTAACACCAGATATGGTATTAGGTGGAGATAGAAAAGGCATAAAGTTGACTTACTGTACAGATACAAGACCAGTTCCTCATATAAGTGATTTTGCAAAAGGTGGGGATTTATTTATATGTGAAGGCATGTATGGTGAAGAAGATAAAGAAAATAATGCTAAAAAATACAAGCATATGACTTTTCAAGAGGCAGCAGAACTTGCTTATAATGGGAAGGTAAGTGAATTGTGGTTAACCCATTATAGTCCATCATTAGTGAGACCAGAAGAATATGTTAAAAACGTATACCACATATTTGAAAATACAAAAGCAGGAAAAGATGGTATGTCTACAACTTTAAAATTTGAAGAAGATTAA
- the tkt gene encoding transketolase — protein MKSIDNLTINTIRLLSADAIQKANSGHPGLPMGAAPMAYELWANHMNHNPKNPNWINRDRFVLSAGHGSMLLYSLFHLFGYGLEIEDLQEFRQWGSKTPGHPEFGHTVGVETTTGPLGAGLATAVGMAMSEAHLAAKFNENNYDVMNHYTYVLAGDGCMMEGISSEAASLAGTLKLGKLIIFYDSNNISIEGDTDIAFTENVGKRFEAFGFQVLKVEDGNDLVAIGKAIEEAKADLERPTLIEVKTQIGYGCPNKQGKASAHGEPLGADNIVCAREYLEWVSEEDFHVPGEVYSHMEALRKESEEKENKWNEKFQEYRNSYPEKAKEWDMYFSKELPVDLMEDDAFWAFEDKPMATRNVSGELINRLKDKIPNLIGGSADLSPSTKTFMNGEGSFSSKDYTGRNLHFGVREMAMAAIGNGMYLHGGLMVYVSTFFVFSDYFKPMARLASLMEIPMIYVLTHDSIGVGEDGPTHEPIEQLAALRSMPNYIVFRPADATETAAGWYFAVTSKSEPTALVLTRQNLPQLKESSKDALKGGYVLLDSQKETPDMILMASGSEVQLIYEAHAKLKEQGVDARVVSMPSFELFDQQEDAYKESVLPKEVRKRLAVEAATTFGWYKYVGLDGDVIGLDRFGASAPGEKLFKEFGFTVENVVEKAMKLF, from the coding sequence ATGAAATCTATAGATAATTTGACTATTAATACTATTCGTTTACTTTCTGCTGATGCCATTCAAAAGGCTAATTCAGGTCATCCAGGATTACCAATGGGTGCGGCGCCTATGGCTTATGAATTATGGGCTAATCATATGAATCATAATCCTAAAAATCCTAATTGGATTAATAGAGACCGTTTTGTGTTATCTGCAGGACATGGTTCTATGTTACTTTATTCATTGTTTCATTTATTTGGATACGGATTAGAAATTGAAGATTTACAAGAGTTTAGACAATGGGGTAGTAAAACGCCAGGACATCCAGAGTTTGGACATACTGTTGGTGTTGAAACAACCACAGGACCATTAGGTGCTGGTTTAGCTACTGCTGTTGGTATGGCTATGTCAGAAGCTCATTTGGCTGCAAAATTCAATGAAAACAATTATGATGTTATGAATCATTATACTTATGTTTTAGCTGGCGATGGGTGTATGATGGAAGGAATTTCTTCTGAAGCCGCTTCATTAGCAGGAACATTAAAATTAGGAAAGTTAATTATTTTCTATGATTCTAACAATATTTCAATAGAAGGTGATACAGATATTGCCTTTACTGAAAATGTAGGTAAAAGATTTGAAGCTTTTGGTTTTCAAGTATTAAAAGTTGAAGATGGTAATGATCTAGTTGCTATTGGCAAGGCTATTGAAGAAGCAAAAGCAGACTTGGAAAGACCTACTTTAATTGAAGTTAAAACTCAAATAGGATATGGATGTCCAAACAAACAAGGAAAAGCAAGTGCTCACGGAGAACCATTAGGAGCAGATAATATTGTTTGTGCCAGAGAATATTTAGAATGGGTAAGTGAAGAAGATTTCCATGTACCTGGAGAAGTTTATTCTCATATGGAAGCCTTAAGAAAAGAAAGTGAAGAAAAAGAAAATAAATGGAATGAAAAATTCCAAGAATATAGAAACAGTTATCCTGAAAAAGCAAAAGAATGGGATATGTATTTCTCAAAAGAATTACCAGTAGATTTAATGGAAGATGATGCTTTCTGGGCCTTTGAAGATAAGCCTATGGCTACTAGAAATGTTTCTGGTGAATTAATTAATAGATTAAAAGATAAAATTCCTAACTTAATTGGTGGGTCTGCAGATTTATCACCATCTACTAAAACATTTATGAATGGTGAAGGCAGTTTTTCAAGTAAAGATTATACAGGTAGAAATCTACATTTCGGTGTTAGAGAAATGGCTATGGCAGCTATAGGAAATGGAATGTATTTACATGGCGGGTTGATGGTATATGTATCTACTTTCTTTGTGTTTAGTGATTATTTTAAACCAATGGCTAGGTTAGCATCTTTAATGGAAATACCAATGATTTATGTTTTAACCCATGATAGTATAGGGGTTGGAGAAGATGGACCAACTCATGAACCAATAGAGCAATTAGCAGCTTTAAGAAGTATGCCTAATTATATTGTGTTTAGACCTGCTGATGCAACTGAAACAGCAGCGGGATGGTACTTTGCTGTAACTTCTAAAAGTGAGCCAACGGCTTTAGTATTAACAAGACAAAACTTACCACAACTTAAAGAATCAAGTAAAGATGCCTTAAAAGGTGGATATGTTTTATTAGATTCACAAAAAGAGACACCAGATATGATTCTTATGGCTAGTGGATCAGAGGTTCAATTAATATATGAAGCACATGCTAAGCTGAAAGAGCAGGGTGTAGATGCAAGAGTGGTAAGTATGCCATCCTTTGAACTCTTTGATCAACAAGAGGATGCTTATAAAGAATCTGTTTTACCAAAAGAAGTAAGAAAAAGATTAGCTGTTGAAGCTGCTACAACTTTTGGTTGGTATAAATATGTTGGATTAGATGGAGACGTTATCGGCCTTGATAGATTTGGTGCTTCTGCTCCTGGTGAAAAATTATTTAAAGAGTTTGGATTTACAGTAGAAAATGTTGTCGAAAAAGCAATGAAGTTATTTTAG
- a CDS encoding Lon protease family protein, producing the protein MKRKLKVSYEDLCINDLSKNLKINDMESEVQDKFLGQEKAIETLDFGLRVNSKGYNIYLTGEVGTHKKQYLIQYLEELSKSQPVPNDWCYVYNFKNELKPIAISLPAGKGRQFRDDVSFTIERLLNEINECVESEEYKEAVEKIKESYYDEGEKLLKYIKDRAKELGFYTQISDGGLYFVPVIEGKKISEKTYDDLSVEDQDKIINNLTSIEEESEMIMDKVKEYKKEADNRVKEYEDKTILNIIDTIIENLIMEYKEYNKISKYLIDLKDDLISQINVLINKEESDNDDLKALLNSIVKEDDEVPKKYSVNLLVDNSELEGAPIVNCINTNYNNIVGRVEFDNELGNLVTDFSKIQAGVLHQANGGYLIINASDVLTTSFVWDFIKKSLLTEKIEFENIREKLGGVPLKSVTPEAIPLNIKIILLGNQRLYQLLYYYDDDFSKLFKVLVEFDYEMTKTDQSIKEYETYIEKYIKEKNLLPINEKGKKRVLSYSSKLAGNRFKLSTKISNIENLLEEADYWARKDGEDKIYEEHIKKTINEKEKRVNFIKNKTHEMITSNKIKIDFNNSKVGQINGLAVMSYGESTFGKPTRITATTYMGQSGMINIEKEAGLSGSIHNKGINILSGYLGQKYAQEKPLSLTCSLCFEQNYSSIDGDSASSTELYAILSSLSEVPIKQYLAVTGSVDQRGNIQPIGGVTEKVEGFYDVCKTNGLTGKQGVIIPRDNVEELILNDEILEDIKKEKFHVYAIETIDEGIELLTGKKMTVIDELVKAKLEKYYRNRIGNDEA; encoded by the coding sequence ATGAAAAGAAAACTTAAAGTCTCTTATGAAGATTTATGTATAAATGATCTAAGTAAGAATCTGAAAATCAATGATATGGAAAGTGAAGTTCAGGATAAGTTTTTAGGGCAAGAAAAAGCTATAGAGACTTTGGATTTTGGACTAAGGGTTAATTCTAAGGGGTATAACATCTATTTGACAGGCGAAGTAGGGACACACAAGAAACAATATTTAATTCAATATCTGGAAGAATTATCAAAATCCCAACCTGTTCCTAATGATTGGTGTTATGTGTACAATTTTAAAAATGAGCTAAAGCCGATTGCCATAAGTTTACCTGCTGGTAAGGGTAGACAGTTTAGAGACGATGTTTCCTTTACAATAGAAAGATTGCTAAATGAAATTAATGAGTGTGTGGAATCAGAAGAGTATAAAGAAGCTGTTGAAAAAATAAAAGAGAGTTATTATGATGAGGGTGAAAAACTATTAAAATATATAAAAGACCGTGCAAAAGAGTTAGGATTCTATACTCAAATTTCTGATGGAGGTCTTTATTTTGTTCCTGTTATAGAGGGGAAAAAAATAAGTGAAAAAACCTATGATGATTTAAGTGTAGAAGATCAAGATAAAATTATAAATAACCTTACTAGTATTGAAGAAGAATCTGAAATGATTATGGATAAGGTAAAAGAATATAAAAAAGAGGCAGATAACAGGGTAAAAGAGTATGAAGATAAAACAATCTTAAATATTATTGATACCATCATTGAAAACTTAATAATGGAATATAAAGAGTATAATAAAATAAGTAAATATTTAATAGACTTAAAAGATGATTTAATAAGTCAAATAAATGTTTTAATCAATAAAGAAGAAAGTGATAACGATGATTTGAAAGCCTTATTAAATAGTATCGTAAAAGAGGACGATGAGGTGCCTAAAAAATACTCAGTTAATTTATTAGTAGATAACAGTGAGTTAGAGGGAGCGCCAATCGTAAATTGTATTAATACAAATTACAACAATATTGTTGGAAGAGTAGAGTTTGATAATGAATTAGGTAATTTGGTAACAGATTTTAGTAAAATTCAAGCCGGTGTTTTACACCAAGCCAATGGGGGTTATCTAATAATAAATGCCAGTGATGTTTTAACAACATCCTTTGTATGGGATTTTATTAAAAAGTCATTGCTAACTGAGAAAATTGAATTCGAGAATATTCGAGAAAAATTAGGCGGTGTTCCGTTAAAGTCTGTAACACCAGAGGCTATACCTTTGAATATAAAAATTATTTTACTTGGAAATCAAAGACTGTATCAGTTACTGTATTATTATGATGATGATTTTTCCAAACTGTTTAAAGTACTAGTAGAATTTGATTATGAAATGACCAAAACAGACCAATCTATAAAAGAGTATGAAACATATATTGAAAAGTATATTAAAGAAAAAAACTTGTTACCTATTAATGAAAAAGGCAAAAAAAGAGTATTAAGTTATTCTTCAAAATTAGCAGGGAATAGATTTAAGTTATCTACTAAAATTAGTAATATTGAAAATTTATTAGAGGAAGCAGATTATTGGGCGAGAAAAGATGGCGAGGATAAAATTTATGAAGAGCATATTAAAAAAACCATAAATGAAAAAGAAAAAAGAGTTAATTTTATTAAAAATAAAACCCATGAAATGATAACAAGCAATAAAATCAAGATAGATTTCAATAATTCCAAGGTTGGTCAAATAAATGGTCTTGCAGTAATGAGTTATGGTGAGAGTACTTTTGGCAAACCTACAAGGATTACTGCTACAACTTATATGGGCCAAAGTGGCATGATTAACATTGAAAAAGAGGCTGGACTTAGTGGAAGTATTCATAATAAGGGTATTAATATTTTATCTGGGTATTTAGGACAAAAATACGCCCAGGAAAAACCTTTATCTTTAACTTGTAGTCTTTGTTTTGAACAAAATTATTCTAGTATTGATGGTGATAGTGCCTCTTCAACTGAATTATATGCTATTTTATCAAGTTTATCGGAAGTACCAATTAAGCAATATCTAGCAGTAACTGGTTCTGTAGATCAAAGAGGGAATATACAGCCAATAGGTGGGGTGACTGAAAAAGTTGAAGGGTTTTATGACGTGTGTAAGACCAATGGATTGACAGGTAAGCAAGGGGTTATTATTCCTAGAGATAATGTTGAGGAGCTTATTTTGAATGATGAGATTCTTGAGGATATTAAGAAAGAGAAATTTCATGTTTATGCCATTGAAACCATTGATGAGGGGATTGAATTGTTAACAGGTAAGAAAATGACCGTTATTGATGAATTGGTTAAGGCGAAGCTTGAGAAGTATTATCGTAATAGAATTGGTAATGATGAGGCGTAA
- the rimI gene encoding ribosomal protein S18-alanine N-acetyltransferase produces MISFRGMILEDIDQIVEIEEMSFTNPWTKKAFEDELVNKLALYIVAISNNEVIGYGGIWKIYDEGHITNIAIRKTYRGKGIGKLMVQELIKAGKKKGIDRYTLEVRESNIIARKLYKDLGFEEIGLRRNYYTKPVEHAVIMWKNT; encoded by the coding sequence ATGATAAGTTTTAGAGGGATGATCTTAGAAGATATTGATCAAATTGTTGAAATAGAAGAAATGTCTTTTACAAATCCATGGACAAAAAAAGCTTTTGAAGATGAATTGGTTAATAAACTAGCCCTCTATATAGTTGCTATTTCTAATAATGAAGTTATTGGTTATGGTGGTATATGGAAAATTTATGATGAAGGTCATATTACCAATATTGCTATTAGAAAGACCTATAGAGGTAAAGGGATTGGCAAATTAATGGTTCAAGAGTTGATAAAAGCAGGAAAAAAGAAGGGAATTGATAGATACACCCTTGAAGTAAGAGAAAGCAATATAATTGCTCGAAAGTTATATAAAGATTTAGGCTTTGAGGAGATAGGACTGCGCAGAAATTATTATACAAAACCAGTAGAACATGCCGTAATTATGTGGAAAAATACTTAG
- the tsaB gene encoding tRNA (adenosine(37)-N6)-threonylcarbamoyltransferase complex dimerization subunit type 1 TsaB: protein MKILAIDSSGLTSSVAVVDKYDLISEYTVNCKKTHSQTLMPMIYEMNKSIGLELSSLDAIAVSEGPGSFTGLRIGAATAKGLALALNKPIISVPTLDGLAYNIYDNEAIICPIMDAKRNQVYTALYEYEDSKLKKLSESMAVDINEILEVLCGYNRKVIFLGDGVEIYKSLIEESGMANSFAPIHLMKQRASSIGALALDYLSSNNTVSGNDFAPVYLRKSQAEREYEEKIKAGQ from the coding sequence ATGAAAATTTTAGCGATAGATAGTTCAGGCCTTACATCTTCAGTGGCAGTAGTGGATAAGTATGATTTGATAAGTGAGTATACAGTAAATTGTAAGAAAACCCATTCCCAGACTTTGATGCCAATGATTTATGAGATGAATAAGAGTATTGGTCTTGAACTGAGTTCTTTAGATGCAATTGCAGTTTCTGAAGGACCTGGTTCATTTACTGGGCTTCGAATAGGGGCAGCTACGGCTAAGGGACTTGCTTTAGCACTTAACAAGCCGATTATTAGTGTCCCAACTTTAGATGGCTTAGCATATAATATTTATGATAATGAAGCTATTATTTGTCCAATAATGGATGCTAAGAGAAATCAAGTATATACGGCACTTTATGAATATGAAGATAGCAAACTTAAAAAGTTATCAGAGAGTATGGCTGTGGATATTAATGAAATTTTAGAAGTACTTTGTGGATATAATCGTAAAGTGATTTTTCTTGGTGATGGTGTTGAAATCTATAAAAGTCTTATTGAAGAAAGTGGTATGGCCAATAGCTTTGCACCTATACATCTGATGAAACAACGTGCAAGTTCTATTGGTGCGTTGGCTCTTGATTACTTATCAAGTAATAATACAGTTAGTGGCAATGATTTTGCACCTGTTTATTTAAGAAAGTCACAAGCGGAAAGAGAATATGAAGAAAAAATTAAGGCGGGTCAGTAA
- the tsaE gene encoding tRNA (adenosine(37)-N6)-threonylcarbamoyltransferase complex ATPase subunit type 1 TsaE: protein MIYETLSSAETFEIGKKLGGQSKKGQVFCLIGDLGVGKTTFTQGFAKGLEIDEHISSPTYTIVNEYDEGRIPFYHFDVYRISHIEEMDEIGYEEYFFGNGVSLVEWANLVEEIIPEDAIWIYIEKDLEKGLDYRKVTVNNLVL from the coding sequence ATGATTTATGAAACACTTTCATCGGCAGAAACCTTTGAAATAGGTAAAAAACTTGGAGGTCAATCAAAAAAAGGACAAGTTTTTTGCTTGATTGGAGATTTAGGTGTTGGTAAAACAACTTTTACACAAGGCTTTGCAAAAGGCTTAGAGATTGATGAACATATTAGTAGTCCAACTTATACCATTGTTAACGAATATGATGAAGGAAGAATACCTTTTTATCATTTTGATGTCTATAGAATTAGTCATATAGAAGAAATGGATGAGATTGGTTATGAGGAGTATTTTTTTGGTAATGGGGTATCCTTGGTGGAATGGGCCAATTTAGTAGAAGAAATTATTCCAGAGGATGCCATTTGGATTTATATTGAAAAGGATTTGGAAAAGGGATTGGATTATCGGAAGGTAACAGTTAATAACTTGGTCCTTTAG
- a CDS encoding YcxB family protein, giving the protein MSSVNEISLEVKIEEKDMYHFLLHCEYKRVISVIYIFFSISCLILFPFSLTWGDTTFSIMLLVVGLFYTFFTPLSLRLKAKRQILLNPAYKKPFNYVINETGLNISQDHNEFNYSWMDFTKIEQTKNALLFFFSKKVAFILPMKDCEKEIHNILEVLNKEVPHKLKGIKKIK; this is encoded by the coding sequence ATGTCTAGTGTTAATGAAATTTCTTTAGAAGTAAAAATAGAAGAAAAAGATATGTATCATTTTCTTTTGCATTGTGAATATAAAAGAGTTATAAGTGTAATATATATTTTTTTTAGTATAAGTTGTTTAATTTTATTTCCTTTTTCCTTAACGTGGGGTGATACAACATTTTCCATAATGTTACTGGTTGTAGGATTGTTTTATACATTTTTTACACCACTATCTCTTAGACTTAAAGCAAAAAGACAGATATTATTAAACCCTGCTTATAAAAAACCATTTAACTATGTGATTAACGAAACGGGTTTGAATATTTCTCAAGATCATAATGAATTTAATTATTCGTGGATGGATTTTACAAAAATTGAACAAACGAAAAATGCCTTATTATTTTTTTTCAGTAAAAAGGTAGCGTTTATTCTACCAATGAAAGACTGTGAAAAGGAAATTCATAATATATTAGAAGTATTGAATAAAGAAGTGCCTCATAAGTTAAAAGGAATAAAGAAGATTAAGTAA